The segment CAGGCAGCCCCTGGCTTCGCGGCCACGCCAGGTTATGTCGTAGTTGCGGACCGAGGTCGCCGGCAGGCGGCTCAGAATGACATTGCCGTAGGCACCGCCGCGCAATCGGCGGTTCTCCCCGAAGTGGCAGGAATACCCTGAGAGCTTGGAGGCGATGAAGCTGGCCTGGTCATCCTCGGGCGCGCCACCCTCAATGCTGAGCACTTCCTGCAGGGCAATGACATCGGCGTCGAGCTCGCGCAACACGCCGGCGATGCGGTCCGGCAGCACGCGGCGGTCCAACCCGCGGCACTTATGGATGTTGTAGGTGGCGACGCGAAAGCTGGCAGGCATACGCAATAGCAGGTCCCTCGGCTCGCACCCTGGGTGCTCCACTCAAGCCCGCTTCTTGGCTGGAGTGGGTATTTCATTGACTCAGATGCAGCACCCGCGCGAAGCGTCTATTGCTGTCGTTGCCACAATGCGCCCACCCACTCCAGGGCGCGCTCGTAAGGCGACCGGCTCTTCCACTTCTCGTAGGTAATGTGTCGGCTGGACTTGAGGTCGTTGTCGAACTGCGCCGTCAAATCCTGCGCGAGTTGCGGGTCGAGGGCGGCAAGATTGTCCTCTTCATCAATGCCGAAAGAGCGAGGATCGAAATTGGTGGAACCAACAACCACCCAGGCGCCGTCTACCACCATCAGTTTCGCGTGCAGCATGGAGGGCTCGTATTCGTAAATTTCGGCGCCGGCCAGGAGCAAATCACCATAGGTGCTGCGGCTGGTATGCCGGATCGAGGGATGGTCGTTCTTGGGGCCGGGAACCAGGATGCGCACCTTGACGTGGCGCTCGCGCATGGCGCGAAGCAATTCGTCACGAGCGCTGGAATCGGGCACGAAGTAGGGCGTCGTGATGTCGATCGATTTGCGCGCCCCGGCAAGCAAATACTGGTACAGGATGCGCGCGCGCGTAGCGCCGCTGGTGGTCGGGGTGCTGGCCACGACCAGCGCGGGGGTGCTGCCGGCATTCACCGGCGGGGGAAAGTATTCCGGGCCATCCAAAATCTCGCCGGACGCTTCCAGCCAGTTCTGCACTACGGCGCTTTGCAATCCGCGGACGGCGTCGCCCTGGACGCGGAACATCGTGTCGCGCCAGCGTGGCTTGTCGGCGCTTTTCGAGTAAACCCACTGGTCGTCGTAGCCGGCGCCGCCTACAAACCCGATCTGACCGTCAATGGTCAGTATTTCGCGGTGGGTGCGGTTGTTGCTGCGCATCCAGGTGTTCCACCGGACCTTGTGATACCACTGCACACGCCCGCCGGCCTTGCGAAGATCATCGAAGTAACTCTTGGGAGTGATCGAGCTGCCGATGGCGTCGATGGTCATCGACACGCGGACCCCATGTTGGGCGCGCTCGGTGAGCACATGGAGGACACGCTTGGCCAGGTCGCCGCGGTGAAAAATGTAGGCGTCGATGTTGATATTGTGGCGGGCCTGGCTCATGGCGGCGATTTCAGCTTCGTAGAAGTTCTCGCCGTTGGGCAGCGCTTCGATGCGGTTGTCGCGGGAAATGCGGGAGTCCGCCAGCGCCTCCAATACCCGAAGGAATTCCGGCGAGTCGAGGGCGGCAGCGGGCGTCTGCGCAAGCTGGTATTTCAACCCGGGCGCAAACAGAGCAACCGCAAGCCAGACCACCACCGCGACGATACAGACGGCGGCAAGGATGCGCAGCGCGCGGTGACGCCTGAATTCGTCGTCAAGCAAGTCCTGTTTCTTGGGTTTTCGAACCAGTTCCGGCCGCTTGGTTCTTACATGTCGAGTGACCCGCGCCCTCAGCCCCATGCACGCCCCCATCAACTCTGATGCGGGTACGCGCTTGCCGTGCTTACTGCCGGCGCTCAAAGACCCCGAAATCCCACGGCCGATCCGTCAGCAGAAAAGGCGAACAGTCGAGCCGGAAAACCGCGCTGCCGAAAATAATTGCTGTCTGCTTCACACCGCGATAGCCGCGGCCAGGAAATTCAACATCCAAGTAGATGCTCATGGACCGCTATATCTGCATACATGCCCATTTTTACCAGCCGCCGCGGGAGAACCCATGGCTGGAAGCCGTCGAAGTGCAGGATTCCGCCTACCCATACCATGACTGGAATGAGCGGATCACGGCCGAGTGCTATGCGCCGAATGCGGCGTCACGCATCCTCGACGACGAAGGCCGGATCGTCAAGATCACCAACAACTATTCGCGGATCAGCTTCAACTTCGGCCCCACGCTGCTCTCCTGGATGGAGCAGAATGCGCACCGCACCTACGAGTTGATCCTGGAAGCGGACCGCGTCAGCCGGGAAACATTTTCCGGGCACGGTTCCGCCATCGCCCAGGCCTACAACCACATGATCCTGCCGCTGGCGAACCGCCGCGACAAATATACCCAAATATTATGGGGCATTCGTGATTTCCAGCACCGCTTCCAGCGCGATCCCGAGGGCATGTGGTTGCCGGAGACGGCAGTGGACCTTGAGTCGCTGGAATTGCTCGCCGATTTGGGAATCAAGTTCACCATCCTGGCCCAGCACCAGGCCAGGCAAATTCGCAAACTGCGCACCGGCGCACAGGAAGCCAAGGCGGACGGCAAGGGACCGCAGTGGCAAACCATGGAGGGCGGAAACATCGATCCGACGCGCGCCTACGTTTGCCAGCTTTCCTCGGGGCGAAGCATCAACCTGTTCTTCTACGACGGCCCGATTTCGCGGGCGGTGGCATTCGAGCGCCTGCTGTCGAATGGGGAGACGTTTGCGTCGAGGCTGCTCAGCGGATTTTCCGAGCACCGCAAGTGGCCGCAACTGGTGCACATTGCCACTGACGGCGAGACCTACGGGCATCATCACGCTCACGGCGACATGGCGCTGTCGTACGCGCTGGAGCATATTGAGTCGAAGCAGCTGGCAAAAATCACCAATTACGGTGAATACCTGGAAAAGCATCCGCCCACCCACGAAGCGGAAATCCTGGAGAACACGGCGTGGAGTTGCGCGCACGGCGTTGGCCGCTGGTCCACCGATTGCGGCTGCAACTCCGGCGGGCACGCCGGCTGGAACCAGCAGTGGCGCGCGCCGTTGCGGTCGGCGCTGGATTGGCTGCGCGACGACCTGGCGCCGCAATTCGAGCAATCCGGGCGCGAGCTGTTGCAGGATCCCTGGAAGGCGCGCGATGAATTTGTCTCCATCGTACTTGACCGTTCACCCGAAAACGTGGACCGCTTCCTTGCCGGGCACGCCGGGCGCAAACTGGAGCGCGAGGAGCAGGTGCGGGCGCTCGAGTTGCTCGAAATGCAGCGTCACGCCATGCTCATGTACACCAGCTGTGGCTGGTTTTTCGACGAACTGACCGGGATCGAGACGGTGCAAGTGATCCAGTACGCGGGACGCGCCGTGCAACTGGCGCAGACGTTGTTCGGCGATCACCACGAGCAGGAATTCGAAAAGCGCCTGCGCGAGTCGCGCAGCAACATTCCCAACTTCGGCACCGGGGTGGAGGTCTACGAAAAGTTCGTAAAACCGGCGATGGTTGACCTGCTGGGCGTCGGGGCGCACTCCGCGATCACTTCTCTGTTTGATGGCTTCGGCGAGCAGAACACCATCTATTGTTACGACGTTGACCTGCTGGACTCGCACACGCAACAATCAGGACGCGCAGCCGTCGCGGTGGGCCGGGCGCGGATCATGTCGCGCATCACGCGCGAGCAGATGCCGATCAGCTTCGGCGTGCTCCACTTTGGCGACCACAACCTCAGCGCCGGGGTCCGCCGGTTCCGCAGCGAGGACGAGTACCACGCCATGGCGCAGTCGGTGAGCGACGCCTTCGGGCGCGCCGACCTGCCGGAAGCGGTGCGCGTGCTCGACCGCCATTTCGAGGGTACGGCGTATTCGCTGAAGTCTCTGTTTCGCGACGAGCAGCGGCGCATTGTCACCCGCATCCTGGAAACGACACTGGGCGAGGCCGAGGCCAGCTACCGGCAGATTTACGAACATCATGCGCAGCTCATGCGTTTCCTTGCCGGCCTCAACACAACCCCGCCGAAGGTCCTGGTATTGACGGCGGAATTCGTTCTCAATAATTCCTTGCGGCGCGCCCTGGAAGCGCCAGAACTCGACTTGGACGAGGTGCGGGGCCTGCTCGAGACCGCCAAGCGCGAGAAGATCAATCTCGATACCACCGGGCTGGAGTACGCCTTGCGGCGAAGGCTGAACCAGATGTCCGACGAACTGCTGGCCGCCCCCGGCAACCTGCCGCTGCTGGCGCGCATGCATGCGATCATTTCCATCGCCTGGCCCTTCGACATCAACCTGTGGCGAGTGCAAAACACTTTTTACTCGCTGCTGGAAACCGAATATGCGGGGCGGCAGGATGATGCGGAATGGTCGGAGCATTTCCGGCGCATCGTCGAGAAACTGAATCTTCGTTTCCCGGCTCCAGTCCAACAGCCGGCGGCGGTGTGATCACCGATGGGCGCGCTTTGTTGTGATAAGGTATTTCGTTTGCCGCGCGCGGAGCGAGCGTTCTGATGAAGATGACAGTCCGCAAGGCGGTGTTCCCGGCCGCCGGCCTGGGAACACGCTTCCTCCCCGCCACCAAGGCGCAACCCAAGGAAATGCTGCCGCTGGTGGACAAGCCCATCATCCAGTACGGCGTCGAAGAAGCGATGGCATCAGGCTGCGACCAGATCATCATCATTACCGGCCGCGGCAAAAGCGCGATTGAGGATCACTTCGACGTCAGCTACGAACTGGAAAAGATGCTGGAAGAACGCGGCAAGACCGACCTGCTCGCGGTGGTGCGCCATATCTCCGACATGATTCACGTTGCCTACGTCCGCCAGAAAGAGGCGATGGGGCTGGGTCACGCGGTGTTGATGGCCCGCGAGCTGGTGGGCAACGAGGCCTTCGCGGTGCTGCTTGCCGACGACGTCATTGACGCGCCGGTGCCCTGCCTGAAGCAAATGGCGGAGGTTTTCGAGGAGACCCAGTCCTCGGTGATCGCCACGCAGATAGTCGAAGGAAACGCGATCTCCGCCTACGGCGTGATTGACGCCAAACCCGTCGATGGGCGCTGGCAGGGCAAGCTGTTCGAGGTGCGCAACCTGGTGGAGAAGCCGCGCCCGGAAGAAGCGCCGTCCAACCTGGCTGTCATTGGGCGCTACATTCTGACGCCAACCATTTTCGAGATGCTGGAGACCACGCCCCTCGGCGCCGGCGGCGAGTTGCAGCTCACCGACGCCATGCGGCAGTTGCTGACTCGGGAAAAAATCTACGCCTACAACTTTGACGGTAAGCGCCACGACACCGGCGACAAGCTTGGCTTCCTGAAGGCGACGGTGGAATTCGCGCTCAAGCGTGACGACCTCGGCGGCGACCTGCGCCAGTGGCTGAAATCGCTGAAGCTGTAGCTTGGAACAAGTCCCCCGGCGAACAGCTCATACTTGCACCGCCGCCAGGGCTTCGCGGCCGGCGGCCACGGTCTGGCTGATGTCTTCGTCGGTATGGGCCGCGCCCAGGAAGGCCGCTTCGAACTGCGAGGGCGGCAGGTAAACTCCCGCGTCCAGCATGCCGTGGTGGAACCTGCCGAACGCCTGCGTGTTACAGGTGGCAGCGGCACGCCAATCGGTGACGATCTCAGTCGTGAAGAACCAGGTAAACATTGAGCCGACGCGGTTGGCGGTGACCGCCACACCGGCCTCGGTCGCTGCTTCGCTCACCATCTGGACCAGCGTCGCCGCCATGCGCTCCATGCGGCCGTAGACTTCGCGGTTGTCGCGAAGATGGCAGATGGTCGCCAGGCCCGCTGCCATCGCCAGTGGATTTCCCGAGAGCGTCCCTGCCTGGTATACCGGACCGAGGGGCGCGATCATGTCCATGATTTCAGAAGGCCCGCCGTAGGCGCCGACGGGCAAGCCGCCACCGATGATCTTGCCCAGCGTGGTGATGTCGGGACGCGTTCCGTACAACTCCTGCGCGCCTCCGAAGGCAACCCGGAAGCCAGTCATGACCTCGTCGAAAATGAGCAGCGCGTTGTCGCGCGAGGTCAGGTAGCGCAGCGCGTCCAGGTAGCCCTTCCGCGGCGCCACGCACCCCATGTTGCCGACCACCGGCTCCACGATGACGCAGGCGATCTCGCCTTTATATTTCTTGAATGCGTCTTCGACCGCGTTGGGGTCGTTGTAGGGAAGCGCCAGCGTGAACTGGACGAACTCTTCGGGCACGCCTGCGGAGCCCGGAATGCCGAGCGTCGCGACGCCCGAGCCCGCTTTCACCAGCAGCGCGTCGCTATGACCGTGGTAGCAGCCCTCAAACTTCACGATGTACTTGCGCTGCGTGAAGGCGCGCGCCAGGCGGATGGCGGACATGGTCGCTTCGGTGCCGGAGCTGACGAAGCGCAGCTTTTCCATGGAGGGATAGGCCTCCAGGACGGCTTCTGCCAGATCCACCTCCGATGGCGTGGACGCGCCAAAGCTGGTTCCCTTGCGCGCGGCTTCGATGATCGCCTCGACCACGACCGGCGCTGCATGGCCGAGAATCAGCGGGCCCCAGGAGCCGACGTAGTCGATGTACTCGTTGCCGTCTGCGTCCCAGGTATGGGCGCCCTCGCCGCGGGTGATGAACGGCGGATCGCCGCCGACGGCGCGAAAGGCGCGCACCGGCGAATTGACGCCCCCGGGAATCACGGCTTCGGCGCGGCGGCGGAGTTCTCGGGACTGCTCGAATCGGCGGGCCATGGAACCTCGCATGGTCCACGCGCAGCAGCGCGTGGAGAGCAACCGCACACTATACCAAGAGGGCGCACAACAGGGTGTGAGTCAGGTCACAACACGCTTGGCTGCTTAGCGGGACGCAACCATCGCGCGCCTCCGCCGCGCCGCGAAAAAGTACACCACGACACCGAGCAGCGCCAGGATGGCGCCCAGTCCGAGCGCGGTGATCGGCCCGGTGCGCTCGCTTTCGCCGCGGACGTACATCAGCACCAGCAGCGCTGCCGGTCCGATGCCCAGCGCCACCGCCCCGATCAGTCCTCCCGGCGCACGGAACCTGCGCGGCAGGTCCGGTTCGCGCCAGCGCAGCACCACCAGCGCGATGAACTCAAGCATCAGCGACACCCCGTAGAGGATGATGTCGATCAGCACCAGGCGCTCAAAACCGAGGGGAAGGCAAACCGTCCACGCCATAGCGCAGGCGACGATCGAAATCCAAGGCGCGCCGCTCTTGGGATGAACTCGCAGGAACGCCGAGGGCAAGTAGCCGTCCTCCGCCATGGCGAACGGCACGCGCGTGTAAGAGAGCACCAGGGCGTTGGTCATGCCGAGACCGCAGATCATGCCTCCCGCAACCACGACCAGCCCCAGCCATCGCCCTCCGAGCGCGTTCGCAGCCTGCACCCAGGAACCTGTCGTCCACGCGCCAGCATCGATGCCGGCGAGCATGGCTGCTCCCACCGGGATGAGATAGACGACCGCTACCAGCACGGCGGCGCCGATCATGGCGCGCGGATACGTCCGCTGCGGGTCTTCGACCTCGCCGGCGATGGTGGAAGCATTGTCCCAGCCCATGTAGTTCCACATCGCAACCGAGATCGCGCCGGCCAGGTCCACGGATCCACCGTGAGGAATGACCGCTGCGCCAGGTGTTCGCCACATCGCGTAGAACGTCATAATCGCGAATGGCGACAGCAGCGCCAGCATCAGGTACACGGAACTCTTGCCGACGGCGCGAATGCCGGCGATGTTCCAGATCGCGGCGACGGCCACCACCGCTGCTCCTACCAGCACGCCGTTGCGCCCGCTACCGAGCCTCGGCGCGAACTGTGCCAGGTAGAGAACGAAGATGGTCGGGTAGATGGCCATATCAAAAATCGAAGCCAGCAGCGACAGCCACGCTTCCTGGAATCCCCAGAAAGGCCCGAGCGCTCTCCTCACCCAGACGTAGTAGCCGCCCTCCTCGGGCAGCGCGCCCGACAGCTCCCCGACCATGAACGCCGTGGGCAGGCTCCAAAGGAACGGCAGGATCGCCAGCACAATCAGGGCCCGCGTATAACCGGCCTTCTGCACCAGGTCCTCGAGTCCGTAAGGACCGCCCGACACCATGAAGAAGGTGGCCGCAATCAGCGGCAGCAGGCCGAGGCTGCGGCGGACTTGTGGAATTGCGGGCATGGCGGGAATATAAAACAATTGCGGGTAGTCGGGAGTCAGGAGTTAGCCGTCCATGCGGCGCTAACTCACGACTCCTGACTACCAACTCCTATGCGAGGCAAGGCAAAGTCCTTCAAGTCCGTGCTTGAGCGCATGCCCGGCCGGCTTGGCTGGGTAATTGCGCGCGTCCCTTTTGACGTTGCGAAAACCTGGGGCACCAGGCGACCCAAGGTTCGAGGCGAGATCAACGGCTTTGCTTTCCGCACGACCCTGTTTCCTTCGCGCAATGGTGGACACTACGTGCTGGTAAACAAGCGCATGCAGCGCGAAGGTGGAGCGGCTCCGGGCAGCATGGCGCAATTCCGGCTGGAACTCGATTTGGAGAAGCGCGAGGTGAGCACGCCCGTCGAATTGCAACGCGCAATCTTCGGCGACCGCTCGCTGCGGCATTGGTACGACGCGCTGAACTACTCCACTCGCAAGTACATCGCCGACTGGATCACGGACGTGAAAAGCGCCGCAGCGCGTTCGCGCAGGGCCGAGCAGCTTGCCGAGCGCCTCCTGGCCACCATGGAAGCCGAGCAAAAATTGCCGCCTCTTCTGCAACGCGAGTTCGCGCGCGTGCCTCACGCTCTGCAAGGCTGGCAGCAGATGTCGCCGACGCAGCGGCGCGGGCATTTGCTGGCGATCTTCTACTATCGCGATCCCGAGTCGCGCTCGCGGCGTATCGCCAAGGTCGCGGAAGCGGCGGCGGAATACTCGGAGAAGCGCTCCCGCTCCCAGTAGCGGCCCGCCGCCCCGGCCAACTGGTAGAATGAAAGCAGCATGGTCCTTCCATTCGTCCGCGATCTCTTCGCGGACGTGGAACATTTGCCCGCTTTTGCGCGTGCCGCCTCCCTGCTGAAAACGGGAGTCCCCACCACGAGCGGTTCTGGCGTGATGGGGTCCAAGACCGGCGCGGAGGGGATTTGTGTCTCCGGATTAACCCCCACAGCCAAGGCCCTGCTCATTGCGCTGCTGCATCGCGTCGCGGGAAAGCTGCTGGTCGTGCTCGTTCCCGGCAACCGTACTGCGGAGGACCTCCAGCCTGTGATCGCTGCCTTCGGAGAACTCACCGGCGCCATTGCGACGGAACGTGGGACTGCTTCGGATTCGGTCCTGGTGCTTCCCGGGCCGGATGTTTTGCCGTTTGAAGGCTTGTCTCCCCACCCGGAGATCCAGGAAGAGCGGGCCGCCACGTTGGCAAAGATGGCAAGCGGCGCGGCTTCGGTGGTCATTGTGCCGGTGGCGTCGGCAGCCATGCGGGTGCGCGCGCCGGAGTTTTACAGCGAGATGGCCCGCACCATCCGGCGCGGCGAGACCCTGGATGCCGAGCCGCTGCTGCAGCATCTCAACACCCTTGGCTACGTCGGTTCCGACGTCGTCGAGATGCCCGGCGAGTATGCCCTGCGCGGCGGTATCCTCGATGTTTATCCGCCCGAGGCCGACCGGCCGCTCAGGATCGAGCTGTTTGGCGACGAGGTGGAGTCCATCCGCAAGTTCGATCCCGGGACGCAGCGATCTACTACATCGGTAGAGGAAGTGGTCCTGCTGCCGTTGACCGACGTGCCAGTGCGCGAGGACACGCTGGCGGCGGTCCATGCCCGCTTGTCGGGCAAACGTGTCAGTGGAGAAAACGAGGCCGTCGAGGCGGCGGTGCGGGCCGGCGGTGTCGGCGTCTTTCCAGGTTGGGAGTTCTACGCCGGCGTGGCCGGCGCACAGCACACCGTCTTTGATCTCTTTTCCCGCGTCGCCGTCATCGTGGATGAACCGCAGGATACGTTCGCTGAGTTAGACCATTGGTGGGAGCGCGTGCGTGAGATGCACCAGCGCAGCGGGATCGGTAACCTGGTCCGGCCGGAAGAGCTATACCTCACGGCCGAGGAGCTTGCCTCCAAGCTGAATACCTTGCCCCGGGTGGATTTCCAGCACCTTGGACTTGGATCCGGGGACATCGAACACGATGGTCAGCAGACCGACATTGAGATCGAACCGGCCATCGACCACCGACCGCCGACCGTCGACCTTTTGTCCCAGCC is part of the Terriglobales bacterium genome and harbors:
- a CDS encoding DUF3536 domain-containing protein; translated protein: MDRYICIHAHFYQPPRENPWLEAVEVQDSAYPYHDWNERITAECYAPNAASRILDDEGRIVKITNNYSRISFNFGPTLLSWMEQNAHRTYELILEADRVSRETFSGHGSAIAQAYNHMILPLANRRDKYTQILWGIRDFQHRFQRDPEGMWLPETAVDLESLELLADLGIKFTILAQHQARQIRKLRTGAQEAKADGKGPQWQTMEGGNIDPTRAYVCQLSSGRSINLFFYDGPISRAVAFERLLSNGETFASRLLSGFSEHRKWPQLVHIATDGETYGHHHAHGDMALSYALEHIESKQLAKITNYGEYLEKHPPTHEAEILENTAWSCAHGVGRWSTDCGCNSGGHAGWNQQWRAPLRSALDWLRDDLAPQFEQSGRELLQDPWKARDEFVSIVLDRSPENVDRFLAGHAGRKLEREEQVRALELLEMQRHAMLMYTSCGWFFDELTGIETVQVIQYAGRAVQLAQTLFGDHHEQEFEKRLRESRSNIPNFGTGVEVYEKFVKPAMVDLLGVGAHSAITSLFDGFGEQNTIYCYDVDLLDSHTQQSGRAAVAVGRARIMSRITREQMPISFGVLHFGDHNLSAGVRRFRSEDEYHAMAQSVSDAFGRADLPEAVRVLDRHFEGTAYSLKSLFRDEQRRIVTRILETTLGEAEASYRQIYEHHAQLMRFLAGLNTTPPKVLVLTAEFVLNNSLRRALEAPELDLDEVRGLLETAKREKINLDTTGLEYALRRRLNQMSDELLAAPGNLPLLARMHAIISIAWPFDINLWRVQNTFYSLLETEYAGRQDDAEWSEHFRRIVEKLNLRFPAPVQQPAAV
- a CDS encoding YdeI/OmpD-associated family protein, giving the protein MRGKAKSFKSVLERMPGRLGWVIARVPFDVAKTWGTRRPKVRGEINGFAFRTTLFPSRNGGHYVLVNKRMQREGGAAPGSMAQFRLELDLEKREVSTPVELQRAIFGDRSLRHWYDALNYSTRKYIADWITDVKSAAARSRRAEQLAERLLATMEAEQKLPPLLQREFARVPHALQGWQQMSPTQRRGHLLAIFYYRDPESRSRRIAKVAEAAAEYSEKRSRSQ
- the galU gene encoding UTP--glucose-1-phosphate uridylyltransferase GalU; translation: MKMTVRKAVFPAAGLGTRFLPATKAQPKEMLPLVDKPIIQYGVEEAMASGCDQIIIITGRGKSAIEDHFDVSYELEKMLEERGKTDLLAVVRHISDMIHVAYVRQKEAMGLGHAVLMARELVGNEAFAVLLADDVIDAPVPCLKQMAEVFEETQSSVIATQIVEGNAISAYGVIDAKPVDGRWQGKLFEVRNLVEKPRPEEAPSNLAVIGRYILTPTIFEMLETTPLGAGGELQLTDAMRQLLTREKIYAYNFDGKRHDTGDKLGFLKATVEFALKRDDLGGDLRQWLKSLKL
- the hemL gene encoding glutamate-1-semialdehyde 2,1-aminomutase, which encodes MARRFEQSRELRRRAEAVIPGGVNSPVRAFRAVGGDPPFITRGEGAHTWDADGNEYIDYVGSWGPLILGHAAPVVVEAIIEAARKGTSFGASTPSEVDLAEAVLEAYPSMEKLRFVSSGTEATMSAIRLARAFTQRKYIVKFEGCYHGHSDALLVKAGSGVATLGIPGSAGVPEEFVQFTLALPYNDPNAVEDAFKKYKGEIACVIVEPVVGNMGCVAPRKGYLDALRYLTSRDNALLIFDEVMTGFRVAFGGAQELYGTRPDITTLGKIIGGGLPVGAYGGPSEIMDMIAPLGPVYQAGTLSGNPLAMAAGLATICHLRDNREVYGRMERMAATLVQMVSEAATEAGVAVTANRVGSMFTWFFTTEIVTDWRAAATCNTQAFGRFHHGMLDAGVYLPPSQFEAAFLGAAHTDEDISQTVAAGREALAAVQV
- a CDS encoding phospholipase D-like domain-containing protein, producing MLDDEFRRHRALRILAAVCIVAVVVWLAVALFAPGLKYQLAQTPAAALDSPEFLRVLEALADSRISRDNRIEALPNGENFYEAEIAAMSQARHNINIDAYIFHRGDLAKRVLHVLTERAQHGVRVSMTIDAIGSSITPKSYFDDLRKAGGRVQWYHKVRWNTWMRSNNRTHREILTIDGQIGFVGGAGYDDQWVYSKSADKPRWRDTMFRVQGDAVRGLQSAVVQNWLEASGEILDGPEYFPPPVNAGSTPALVVASTPTTSGATRARILYQYLLAGARKSIDITTPYFVPDSSARDELLRAMRERHVKVRILVPGPKNDHPSIRHTSRSTYGDLLLAGAEIYEYEPSMLHAKLMVVDGAWVVVGSTNFDPRSFGIDEEDNLAALDPQLAQDLTAQFDNDLKSSRHITYEKWKSRSPYERALEWVGALWQRQQ
- a CDS encoding APC family permease; the encoded protein is MPAIPQVRRSLGLLPLIAATFFMVSGGPYGLEDLVQKAGYTRALIVLAILPFLWSLPTAFMVGELSGALPEEGGYYVWVRRALGPFWGFQEAWLSLLASIFDMAIYPTIFVLYLAQFAPRLGSGRNGVLVGAAVVAVAAIWNIAGIRAVGKSSVYLMLALLSPFAIMTFYAMWRTPGAAVIPHGGSVDLAGAISVAMWNYMGWDNASTIAGEVEDPQRTYPRAMIGAAVLVAVVYLIPVGAAMLAGIDAGAWTTGSWVQAANALGGRWLGLVVVAGGMICGLGMTNALVLSYTRVPFAMAEDGYLPSAFLRVHPKSGAPWISIVACAMAWTVCLPLGFERLVLIDIILYGVSLMLEFIALVVLRWREPDLPRRFRAPGGLIGAVALGIGPAALLVLMYVRGESERTGPITALGLGAILALLGVVVYFFAARRRRAMVASR